The window AGCCAGAATCCAATTGAATAGCCGGCAAGGGCAGGAATTCTTCCTCCGCCGAATAGAAGCTGGTTATGCGTTTTTTCTTTTTTCTTGACATCAAGATTATTCCGGAAAAATTCTTCCCATAAAAACTCCAGCTTTTTTTCCGGATATTTTTGGCACCATTCAGCAATAAATTCTTTGCCGCATTCCGTTAAAACTGTATATTCAGCGAGCCCTTCCATCACCATCGATTCAAGAAGGCTATTTTCTTGAATCTCCCCTTCAGTTCGATTCATCCTGCAAACATGATGATACTCATGAACAAAAAGTGCCCTCAATTCTTTTTTCCCAACATCAGACGGCAGGAAAAGAAAAAGCTTATCCTTGTATGCAACTCCCGACTTACGGAGGGCGTCTCTTTTGAAAAGTGAATTGCTTCTAGCAATCGGAAAAATGAAAACGGGGATATCTGGGCCATCCCATTCTTCCTTATAGGTATTCATCAACTCCCTTGTCCACTCCCAAATCTCCTTTCTTTCGATCAGCTTGGCAAGGTCCCACTTGGTGCCATTATTTCTTCCAACCATGCCAAAATAGGCAAGTTCTCTGTAAAATCTTTCACTCTCCACACCAGGAAAATAGCCTTGAAGCTTCGTTAAGATTTTACTGAGGTCATCCCCGCTATCTTCAAGCCACTCGTTTGTATTGATTACTCCCATCTTTGTTCCCCCCATTGTTGTTATTTAACAGTGTATGGCCATTTTACTGTTCCTGCCCCTTTGCCTTTGATCCTATTTATTGGACACTCGGGAAAAGCGAAACGCAGGCAAAGAACGCCTGTCCCTGCGAAGTTTATTCTTGGAAGCTTCCCTTTGTGTAGTGGAAATCAACAAACCTGTTAACAAAGACCAAAAAATAAAAAACCCTGTGGAATAGATACCTTTTCAGGTTTCTACCCCACAGGGTTTATTTTATTAAAGCCTTTGGTTACTCATATTTTTTAAAAGCCAGTGTTGCATTATGGCCGCCAAATCCAAGTGAATTGCTGATTGCCGCCTTGATTTCCTTCGTCCTGGCTTCATTCGGGACATAATCAAGGTCGCATTCCGGGTCAGGCGTTTCGTAATTGATGGTCGGAGGAAGGACTGAATCCCTCATCGCGAGAACTGTAAAGATAGCCTCAACACCGCCAGCGGCACCTAAAAGATGTCCTGTCATCGACTTTGTCGAGCTGACAGCCAGATTATATGCATGTGGTCCAAACACTTCTTTGATTGCCAATGATTCATATTTATCGTTATACTCCGTGCTAGTTCCATGAGCATTAATATAATCGATTTCTTCAGGCTTCAAGCCGGCATCTTCAATAGCCATCCTCATTGCCCGCACGCCGCCTTCTCCACCAGGAGCGGGGGCCGTAATATGATACGCATCCCCGGTTGCACCGTACCCGACGATTTCGGCATAAATTTTTGCTCCTCGTGCCTTTGCATGCTCCAGCTCTTCAAGTACGAGGATGCCCGCTCCTTCTCCCATTACAAAGCCATCCCTGTTTTTATCAAACGGCCGGCTAGCAGTTCCCGGATCCGGATTAGTTGATAATGCAGTGTTTGCACAGAAACCAGCAACAGCCATTTTTGTGATTGGAGCTTCTGTTCCCCCGGTAATCATGGCATCTGCATCACCGCGCTGGATGACTTTAAACGCATCACCAATCGAGTTAGTCCCTGTTGCACACGCTGTTACCGTACAGGAGTTAAAGCCTTTTGCCCCTAGCATGATGGATACCTGGCCTGCAGCCATGTCAGGAATCATCATCGGTACAAAGAACGGGCTAACCCTTTTATATCCGCGATTTTGAAAAACTTCAAATTGAGTTTCGAAGGTTTCCATTCCACCTATACCGGAGCCTATCCAAACGCCAACTCGATGTGCGTTTTCATCTACGATTGCCAGTCCGGAATCCTCAAAAGCCATTTTCGATGCGGCAATTGCATATTGTGTAAAACGATCCATTTTCCTTGCTTCTTTTCTCTCCAGGTAGCTTTCCGGATTGAAATCATTAATTTGTGCAGCAACCTTGGCAGGATATTCATCCGCGTTAACCCTTGTAAGTGGTCCAACACCGGATTTACCGGCAACAATATTCTTCCATGTTGTTTCCGCATCAAGGCCAAGCGGCGTCACTGCGCCAATACCTGTTACAACTACCCTACGATTTGCCATTCAAGAGACAGCTCCTTTACAGTGGTTTCTTCTCAAAAGGGCAAGCTGCCCTAATTATTTTGGTTTGAATTTAAATCCTTTGGAAATCACCTCTACACTATTGTAAAGGTTTTATTTTCCCCATCTTATCGCGATTGCACCCCAGGTGAGGCCTCCGCCAAATCCGACCATTACTACGATATCATCATCCTTAATCTTGCCTGCTGCAATATCATCTACAATCGAGATGGGAATCGATGCCGCAGATGTATTCCCATATTTATTAATTGTATAGGACACTTTTTCAACTGGCAATTCAAGCCGCTGGCGTGCTGCCTCAATAATCCGGATATTTGCCTGATGAGGGACAAGATAGTCGACATCTTCCTTCGTTAACCCTGCCTTTTTCACGACATTCAGACTGCTCTCGCCCATTTGGCGAACAGCAAATTTGAATACTTCCCGGCCATTCATAATGATGTTTTCTTCCTGATAAAGGTGTTTCCCACCGGTACCGTCTGCTCCCAATTCAAAGGACAGGATTCCTCTGTCTCCGCTTACCGGTCCAAGCACAACAGCCCCAGCTCCATCACCAAAGAGGACGGCTGTATTGCGGTCTTCCCAATCAACAATTTTAGAAAGTTTTTCTACGCCTACTATTAATACGTGCTTATAGACACCCGTTTCAATAAATTGCTTTCCTGTAATGATGCCGTACATGAATCCCGCACAAGCAGCGCTGACATCCATGGCAGCAGCTTTCTTTGCGCCAAGCTTTTCCTGGAGCATGCAAGCTACTGAAGGGAATGGCCTGTCAGGAGTCACCGTTGCGACCAGGATCATATCAATCTCCTCCGCCGCTACTCCTGCAGTCTCCAACGCCTGAAGCGCCGCTTGATAAGCCATGTCCGAAGTATTGATTGAGGCATCGGCAATCCGCCTTTCCTCTATTCCTGTCCGGGTACGGATCCACTCGTCCGATGTGTCCATCCTTTTCTCAAGGTCAAAGTTTGTAACAACTGTTTCGGGAACATATTTACCTATTCCAATAATGCCAGCTCGCATGGCGGCCAACTCCTTATTATAAAAATTATCCATATACTATTATCAATTATTATGACTTGGTACTAATTTTATCAATTCAAATTGATATTGGCAATAGGCAAAGTGAAGCTAAGATTTATCTTCCTCTAACACATATAGGCAGATTGACGTAAATCCTATGTTCTCCGCATTTGTCCATCCACTTACTCCACCGCAACATACTATTAATATGGAGAGAGCTGTTTTGAGAGGAGGTCTACAATGGACGAGAAACTGCCGGAAAGGGAAGATCGCTTTTCAAAAATGATGTTCGGGGCGAGAAGAAACCCCAAACCTGAAAAAGGACAGGAGAATCCACTTTTCGAGATCCTTAATGGTACTCACAGCAAAAATTCAATTGATTACGCCCTTCTTTTAGATGTTATCGATAACCTGGCTGATTCAGCTGAAAAACTAAAACCTGTTATATCTAAAGTCTACCCCCAGATCCAGCAATTCTGGAAGAGCTAAAGCAGAAGCGCCTTCATGAAAGGCAAAGAACGGCTCGCCACAGGCCAAATTCGCCTGTCCCTGCGATGATTATTCACGGAAGCTTTCCTTTGTGTCTCTGCGATGTTTATACACAGATGCTTCCCTTTGTGTCCTTGCAATATTATTCCCGAAAGCTTTCCTTGTGGAGCTGGACCAAAATAAATAGCTGCCTGTTCCCAGGCAGCTTTCTTCTTCCATAAATAATTGTCGTTATAAATTCCACGCTTCGCAAATCGTCCGAATCGCAGAGCGTCTCTGCCTGGCAAGACCTTCCTTATTCGAAACTGATGCTGCTACTGATTCAATCTGTATTCCTTCATTTATTATGTGGTTGCTTTGCAGGCTTTCTGGCAAGGATATCCCCAACAATTCTGCACACGATCTCCAATTATCCTTGCAATTGCTCCTTAATACAAAATTCTCTGCTTTTCCCCGCTCTATAAGTTCTATCACCTTTTCGGCGGCATCATCGCAATAAATTGCATCCCCCGTATACTCCTGGTTAGGATCAGGTGAGTCAGTTTTTCCTAAAATCACTTCTTGAAATA is drawn from Bacillus sp. FJAT-18017 and contains these coding sequences:
- a CDS encoding DUF2268 domain-containing protein, with translation MGVINTNEWLEDSGDDLSKILTKLQGYFPGVESERFYRELAYFGMVGRNNGTKWDLAKLIERKEIWEWTRELMNTYKEEWDGPDIPVFIFPIARSNSLFKRDALRKSGVAYKDKLFLFLPSDVGKKELRALFVHEYHHVCRMNRTEGEIQENSLLESMVMEGLAEYTVLTECGKEFIAEWCQKYPEKKLEFLWEEFFRNNLDVKKKEKTHNQLLFGGGRIPALAGYSIGFWLVQNYYLKRKFDVKNSLKIKKILFLNNIES
- the fabF gene encoding beta-ketoacyl-ACP synthase II, with product MANRRVVVTGIGAVTPLGLDAETTWKNIVAGKSGVGPLTRVNADEYPAKVAAQINDFNPESYLERKEARKMDRFTQYAIAASKMAFEDSGLAIVDENAHRVGVWIGSGIGGMETFETQFEVFQNRGYKRVSPFFVPMMIPDMAAGQVSIMLGAKGFNSCTVTACATGTNSIGDAFKVIQRGDADAMITGGTEAPITKMAVAGFCANTALSTNPDPGTASRPFDKNRDGFVMGEGAGILVLEELEHAKARGAKIYAEIVGYGATGDAYHITAPAPGGEGGVRAMRMAIEDAGLKPEEIDYINAHGTSTEYNDKYESLAIKEVFGPHAYNLAVSSTKSMTGHLLGAAGGVEAIFTVLAMRDSVLPPTINYETPDPECDLDYVPNEARTKEIKAAISNSLGFGGHNATLAFKKYE
- a CDS encoding beta-ketoacyl-ACP synthase III, whose product is MRAGIIGIGKYVPETVVTNFDLEKRMDTSDEWIRTRTGIEERRIADASINTSDMAYQAALQALETAGVAAEEIDMILVATVTPDRPFPSVACMLQEKLGAKKAAAMDVSAACAGFMYGIITGKQFIETGVYKHVLIVGVEKLSKIVDWEDRNTAVLFGDGAGAVVLGPVSGDRGILSFELGADGTGGKHLYQEENIIMNGREVFKFAVRQMGESSLNVVKKAGLTKEDVDYLVPHQANIRIIEAARQRLELPVEKVSYTINKYGNTSAASIPISIVDDIAAGKIKDDDIVVMVGFGGGLTWGAIAIRWGK